A region of Pseudomonas marginalis DNA encodes the following proteins:
- a CDS encoding sarcosine oxidase subunit alpha — translation MSQINRLSNGGRIDRNKVLTFSFNGQSYKGFEGDTLAAALLANGVDIIGRSFKYSRPRGIFAAGAEEPNAVLQIGATEATQIPNVRATQQALYQGLVATSTNGWPSVNNDMMGILGKVGGKLMPPGFYYKTFMYPQSFWMTYEKYIRKAAGLGRSPTENDPDTYDNFNRHSDVLVVGAGPAGLAAALAAARSGARVIIADEQEEFGGSLLDSRESLDGKPATEWVASVIAELKALPDVVLLPRATVNGYHDHNFLTIHERLTDHLGDRAPIGVVRQRIHRVRAKRVVLATGACERPLVYGNNDVPGNMLAGAVSTYVRRYGVAPGKKLVLSTNNDHAYRVALDWLDAGLQVVAVADVRHNPRGALVEEARAKGIRILTGSAVIEARGTKRVTAARIAAIDVKAHKVTSPGEWLDCDLVASSGGYSPVVHLASHLGGKPTWREDILGFVPGEAPQKRVCVGGINGVYGLGDSLADGFEGGVRAASDAGFAPVEGTLPKALSRLEEPTLALFQVPHEKATARAPKQFVDLQNDVTAAAIELATREGFESVEHVKRYTALGFGTDQGKLGNVNGLAIAARSLNVTIPQMGTTMFRPNYTPVTFGAVAGRHCGHIFEPVRYTALQAWHVKNGAEFEDVGQWKRPWYFPRNGEDLHAAVKRECLAVRDSVGLLDASTLGKIDIQGPDAREFLNRIYTNAWTKLDVGKARYGLMCKEDGMVFDDGVTACLADNHFLMTTTTGGAARVLQWLEIYQQTEWPDLKVYFTSVTDHWATMTLSGPNSRKLLAEVTDIDLDKDGFPFMTWKEGLVGGVPARVFRISFTGELSYEVNVQADYAMGVLEQIVAAGKKYNLTPYGTETMHVLRAEKGFIIVGQDTDGSMTPDDLNMGWCVGRTKPFSWIGWRGMNREDCVREERKQLVGLKPIDPNVWLPEGAQLVFDPKQTIPMKMVGHVTSSYAHNSLGYSFAMGVVKGGLKRIGERVFSPQADGSVIEAEIVSSVFFDPKGDRQNI, via the coding sequence ATGAGCCAGATCAATCGCCTGTCCAACGGTGGCCGGATCGACCGTAACAAAGTCCTGACCTTCAGTTTTAATGGCCAGAGCTACAAAGGCTTCGAGGGCGACACCCTGGCCGCTGCTTTGCTGGCCAACGGCGTCGATATCATCGGCCGCAGCTTCAAGTACTCGCGCCCGCGGGGCATCTTTGCCGCCGGTGCCGAAGAGCCGAACGCCGTGCTGCAGATCGGCGCTACCGAAGCCACGCAAATCCCTAACGTGCGCGCCACGCAACAGGCGCTGTACCAGGGCTTGGTCGCCACCAGCACCAACGGCTGGCCGAGCGTCAACAACGACATGATGGGCATCCTCGGCAAGGTCGGCGGCAAGCTGATGCCGCCGGGCTTCTACTACAAAACCTTCATGTACCCGCAATCGTTCTGGATGACCTACGAGAAGTACATCCGCAAGGCCGCCGGCCTGGGGCGCTCGCCGACCGAGAACGATCCGGACACCTACGACAACTTCAACCGTCATTCCGACGTGCTGGTGGTCGGCGCCGGCCCTGCCGGCCTCGCCGCTGCACTGGCTGCAGCACGCAGTGGTGCGCGGGTGATCATTGCCGATGAGCAGGAAGAGTTCGGTGGTTCGCTGCTCGACTCCCGCGAAAGCCTCGACGGCAAGCCGGCCACCGAGTGGGTCGCCAGTGTCATCGCCGAACTGAAAGCCCTGCCGGACGTGGTGCTGCTGCCCCGCGCCACCGTCAACGGCTACCACGACCATAACTTCCTGACCATCCACGAGCGCCTTACCGACCACCTCGGTGACCGTGCGCCGATTGGCGTGGTGCGCCAGCGTATCCACCGTGTACGTGCCAAGCGCGTGGTGTTGGCCACCGGTGCGTGCGAGCGTCCGCTGGTGTACGGCAACAACGATGTGCCGGGCAACATGCTGGCCGGTGCGGTCTCCACTTACGTGCGCCGCTACGGCGTGGCACCGGGCAAGAAACTGGTGCTGTCGACCAACAACGACCATGCCTACCGCGTTGCATTGGACTGGCTGGATGCGGGCCTGCAAGTGGTGGCAGTGGCCGATGTGCGCCACAACCCACGCGGTGCATTGGTTGAAGAAGCCCGCGCCAAAGGTATTCGTATCCTCACCGGCAGCGCCGTGATCGAGGCCCGTGGCACCAAGCGCGTGACCGCTGCGCGTATCGCCGCGATCGACGTCAAGGCGCATAAAGTCACCAGCCCCGGCGAATGGCTGGACTGCGACCTGGTGGCCAGCTCCGGCGGCTACAGCCCGGTGGTCCACTTGGCCTCGCACCTGGGCGGCAAGCCGACCTGGCGCGAAGACATCCTCGGGTTTGTACCGGGCGAAGCCCCGCAGAAACGTGTGTGCGTCGGTGGCATCAACGGCGTCTACGGCCTTGGCGATTCCCTGGCCGATGGTTTTGAAGGCGGCGTGCGCGCCGCCAGCGACGCCGGTTTTGCCCCGGTGGAAGGTACGCTGCCAAAAGCCTTGAGCCGTCTGGAAGAGCCGACCCTGGCGCTGTTCCAGGTGCCTCACGAGAAAGCGACCGCACGGGCGCCGAAGCAATTTGTCGACCTGCAAAACGACGTCACCGCCGCCGCCATCGAACTGGCCACCCGCGAAGGTTTCGAGTCGGTGGAACACGTCAAGCGCTACACCGCGCTGGGCTTCGGCACCGACCAGGGCAAGCTCGGTAACGTCAACGGCCTGGCGATTGCCGCGCGCTCGCTGAACGTGACCATCCCGCAGATGGGCACCACCATGTTCCGCCCCAACTACACGCCGGTGACCTTCGGCGCGGTGGCGGGCCGGCACTGTGGGCACATCTTCGAGCCGGTGCGCTACACCGCCCTGCAAGCCTGGCACGTGAAAAACGGCGCCGAGTTCGAAGACGTCGGCCAATGGAAACGCCCATGGTACTTCCCACGCAACGGTGAAGACCTGCACGCTGCGGTAAAACGCGAATGCCTGGCCGTGCGCGACAGCGTCGGCCTGCTGGATGCGTCCACCCTCGGCAAGATCGATATCCAGGGCCCGGATGCCCGTGAGTTCCTCAACCGCATCTACACCAACGCCTGGACCAAGCTCGACGTGGGCAAGGCGCGCTACGGCCTGATGTGCAAGGAAGACGGCATGGTCTTCGACGACGGCGTTACCGCCTGCCTCGCCGACAACCACTTCCTGATGACCACCACCACCGGCGGCGCCGCCCGTGTGCTGCAGTGGCTGGAAATCTACCAACAGACCGAATGGCCGGACCTCAAGGTGTACTTCACCTCGGTCACCGACCATTGGGCGACCATGACCCTGTCCGGCCCCAACAGCCGCAAGCTGCTGGCGGAAGTCACCGACATCGACCTGGACAAGGACGGCTTCCCGTTCATGACCTGGAAAGAAGGCCTGGTGGGTGGCGTACCGGCGCGGGTGTTCCGTATCTCGTTTACCGGTGAGCTGTCGTACGAAGTCAACGTGCAGGCCGACTACGCCATGGGCGTGCTGGAACAGATCGTCGCGGCCGGCAAGAAGTACAACCTGACCCCGTACGGCACTGAAACCATGCACGTACTGCGGGCCGAGAAGGGCTTCATCATCGTCGGCCAGGACACTGACGGCTCGATGACCCCGGACGACCTGAACATGGGCTGGTGTGTCGGTCGCACCAAGCCGTTCTCGTGGATCGGCTGGCGCGGCATGAACCGGGAAGACTGTGTGCGTGAAGAGCGCAAGCAACTGGTGGGCTTGAAGCCGATCGACCCGAACGTGTGGCTGCCGGAAGGCGCGCAACTGGTGTTCGATCCGAAGCAGACGATCCCGATGAAGATGGTCGGTCACGTCACCTCCAGCTACGCGCACAACTCCCTGGGTTATTCGTTTGCCATGGGCGTGGTCAAGGGTGGCTTGAAGCGCATCGGTGAGCGGGTGTTCTCGCCCCAGGCGGATGGCAGCGTGATCGAGGCGGAGATTGTGTCTTCGGTGTTCTTTGATCCTAAGGGTGATCGGCAGAACATCTGA
- a CDS encoding sarcosine oxidase subunit delta, with the protein MLHIFCPHCGELRSEEEFHASGQAHIPRPLDPNACTDEQWGDYMFFRDNPRGLHHELWIHAAGCRQYFNATRDTVTYEILETYKIGTQPQFTAKASGEKV; encoded by the coding sequence ATGTTGCATATCTTCTGTCCTCACTGTGGCGAACTGCGCTCCGAAGAGGAATTCCACGCGTCCGGCCAAGCGCACATCCCGCGCCCGCTGGACCCGAATGCCTGCACCGACGAGCAGTGGGGCGACTACATGTTCTTCCGCGATAACCCCCGTGGCCTGCACCACGAACTGTGGATTCACGCCGCCGGTTGCCGCCAGTACTTCAACGCGACCCGCGACACCGTGACCTACGAAATTCTTGAAACCTACAAGATTGGCACCCAGCCGCAATTCACCGCCAAGGCTTCTGGAGAGAAGGTATGA
- a CDS encoding sarcosine oxidase subunit beta, with the protein MQRYSGFGLFKHSLSHHENWQKMWRTPTPKKVYDVVIVGGGGHGLATAYYLAKEHGITNVAVVEKGWLGGGNTARNTTIVRSNYLWDESAHLYEHAMKLWEGLSQDLNYNVMFSQRGVYNLCHTLQDIRDSERRVSANRLNGVDGELLNAKQVADEIPYLDCSKNTRYPVLGATVQRRGGVARHDAVAWGFARAADALGVDLIQQTEVIGFRKENGVCIGVETNKGFIGAKRVGVVTAGNSGHMASLAGFRLPIESHPLQALVSEPIKPIIDSVIMSNAVHGYISQSDKGDLVIGAGIDGYNGYGQRGSYPVIEHTIQAIVEMFPVLSRVRMNRQWGGIVDTTPDACPIISKTPVPNMFFNCGWGTGGFKATPGSGNVFAASLAKGEMHPLAAPFSIDRFHNGALIDEHGAAAVAH; encoded by the coding sequence ATGCAACGCTACTCGGGCTTCGGCCTCTTCAAGCACTCCCTCAGCCACCACGAAAACTGGCAGAAGATGTGGCGCACGCCGACCCCGAAAAAGGTCTACGACGTGGTCATCGTCGGCGGCGGCGGGCATGGTCTGGCGACGGCTTACTACCTGGCGAAAGAGCACGGCATCACCAACGTGGCCGTGGTCGAGAAAGGCTGGTTGGGCGGCGGTAACACAGCGCGCAACACCACCATCGTGCGTTCCAACTACCTGTGGGACGAGTCGGCGCACCTGTACGAACACGCGATGAAATTGTGGGAAGGCCTGTCCCAGGACCTGAACTACAACGTGATGTTCTCCCAGCGTGGCGTCTACAACCTGTGCCACACCCTGCAGGACATCCGTGATTCCGAGCGTCGCGTCAGCGCCAACCGCCTGAATGGCGTGGATGGCGAGCTGCTGAATGCCAAGCAAGTGGCCGACGAGATTCCGTATCTGGATTGCTCGAAAAACACCCGTTACCCGGTACTCGGTGCCACCGTGCAACGTCGCGGCGGCGTGGCTCGTCACGATGCCGTGGCCTGGGGCTTTGCCCGCGCCGCCGACGCACTCGGCGTGGACCTGATCCAGCAGACCGAAGTGATCGGCTTCCGCAAGGAAAACGGCGTGTGCATCGGTGTGGAAACCAACAAGGGCTTTATCGGCGCCAAGCGCGTCGGCGTGGTGACCGCCGGTAACTCCGGGCACATGGCCTCGCTGGCGGGCTTCCGCCTGCCGATCGAATCCCACCCGCTGCAAGCGTTGGTGTCGGAGCCGATCAAACCAATTATCGACAGCGTGATCATGTCCAACGCCGTGCACGGCTACATCAGCCAGTCCGACAAGGGCGACCTGGTGATCGGAGCCGGTATCGACGGCTACAACGGCTACGGCCAGCGCGGCTCGTACCCGGTGATCGAACACACCATCCAGGCCATCGTCGAGATGTTCCCGGTGCTGTCGCGGGTGCGCATGAACCGTCAGTGGGGCGGCATCGTCGACACCACGCCGGATGCGTGCCCGATCATCTCCAAGACCCCGGTACCGAACATGTTCTTCAACTGCGGTTGGGGCACCGGTGGCTTCAAGGCCACGCCGGGCTCAGGCAACGTATTTGCCGCCAGCCTCGCGAAGGGTGAAATGCACCCATTGGCGGCGCCTTTCTCCATCGACCGTTTCCACAACGGTGCGTTGATCGACGAACACGGCGCTGCGGCCGTCGCCCACTAA